The proteins below come from a single Stutzerimonas stutzeri RCH2 genomic window:
- a CDS encoding acyl-CoA dehydrogenase family protein produces the protein MDHLLPVQLVELQSVATDLAENVIAPLAAEVDAECRWPAHSMQAFADAGLLGLQVPSELGGLGQGLLGLCVLTEAIARACPSSALCYGMHCVATAVIAAKATEHQRDHYLREIAQGRHITTLALSEHGTGAHFYLPETRLDADGEDFVVDGTKQFVTNGGHADSYVISTVAAGAEAGDFSCLIVDKGSAGMQWLDAWAGFGMRGNSSRPLRLDQVRVPARNLLGEPGDQVWYVFEVVAPFFLMAMAGTYLGVAQAALDEASLQLRSRRYSHSGEALRDVESLQIRYGELWTDLVKTRALVREAARRGDAAHPEALPFILACKAEAAETAVRLANEAMTLCGGAAYRENSRAARLLRDARAGHVMTPTTGLLKLWTGRSLLGLPLL, from the coding sequence ATGGACCATTTGCTACCCGTTCAGCTCGTCGAATTGCAGAGCGTCGCCACCGATCTGGCTGAAAATGTCATCGCGCCGCTGGCTGCCGAGGTCGACGCCGAATGCCGCTGGCCTGCCCACTCGATGCAGGCTTTCGCTGATGCTGGTCTGCTTGGGCTGCAGGTTCCGAGCGAACTCGGCGGGCTGGGTCAGGGGCTGCTGGGCCTGTGTGTGCTCACCGAGGCGATCGCCCGCGCCTGCCCGTCGTCGGCGCTGTGCTACGGCATGCATTGCGTGGCCACCGCGGTCATCGCCGCCAAGGCTACCGAGCATCAGCGTGATCATTATTTGCGCGAGATCGCCCAGGGACGCCATATCACCACCCTGGCATTGTCCGAGCACGGCACCGGCGCGCATTTCTACCTGCCGGAAACCCGCCTTGACGCTGATGGTGAAGACTTCGTGGTCGACGGCACCAAGCAGTTCGTCACCAATGGTGGGCACGCCGATTCCTACGTCATCTCCACGGTGGCCGCGGGCGCCGAAGCCGGAGATTTCAGCTGCCTGATCGTCGACAAGGGCAGCGCCGGCATGCAGTGGCTCGACGCCTGGGCCGGCTTCGGCATGCGCGGCAACTCCTCGCGACCGTTGCGGCTGGATCAGGTTCGGGTGCCGGCGCGCAACCTGCTCGGCGAACCGGGCGATCAGGTCTGGTATGTGTTCGAGGTGGTCGCGCCGTTCTTTTTGATGGCCATGGCCGGCACCTATCTCGGCGTTGCCCAGGCGGCGCTTGATGAAGCCAGCCTGCAGCTGCGCTCGCGGCGCTACAGCCATTCCGGCGAGGCCCTGCGGGATGTGGAAAGCCTGCAAATTCGCTACGGCGAACTCTGGACCGATCTGGTCAAGACGCGTGCCCTGGTGCGCGAAGCGGCGCGCCGCGGCGATGCCGCACATCCCGAGGCGCTGCCGTTCATTCTGGCGTGCAAGGCGGAAGCCGCGGAAACCGCGGTGCGCCTGGCGAACGAGGCGATGACCCTGTGTGGCGGTGCCGCGTACCGCGAAAACAGTCGCGCGGCGCGTCTGCTGCGCGACGCCCGCGCCGGCCATGTGATGACTCCCACAACGGGCCTGCTCAAACTCTGGACAGGTCGCAGCCTGCTGGGGCTGCCGCTGTTATGA
- a CDS encoding lactonase family protein, producing the protein MTTLTRGNWPTLLRLVFALLVGALLAGGARAETDDMHILIGSYTHDSDSPGILRLRFDPATGQIDPKPVQTLTSDNPSWLVLDDKRGRLYATNENGPAHADPVGRVSAWQLDSSSEHQLIGQNISLGDEPTHASLSHDGRYLFISNYGSRPNPGGSLAVMPLAEDGHPLPVTQILAHQSSGVHPERQRSAHVHSAVPSPDGKRLLVSDLGADRVFVYRYDPQNAERPLQADEPASIELPPGSGPRHLVFHPNGKHAYLALELSAQVASFDYTNGTLTRRQLLDLKDAGNDVRHSPGAIHSSADGRFLYVSDRGDYNHIIVFAIEADGTLREIQRRSSEGREPREFAITADGRFMLIANQLSDELVVIRRDPDSGQLGEKLQTLTVGRPSDIKLLAPN; encoded by the coding sequence ATGACTACATTGACCAGGGGCAATTGGCCCACACTGCTTCGCCTCGTTTTCGCCCTGCTGGTCGGTGCGTTGCTGGCGGGCGGTGCGCGAGCCGAGACAGACGATATGCACATTCTCATCGGCAGCTACACGCACGATAGCGACAGCCCGGGCATCCTGCGTCTGCGCTTCGATCCCGCGACCGGGCAGATCGACCCGAAGCCCGTGCAAACGCTCACCAGCGACAACCCGTCCTGGCTGGTGCTGGATGACAAGCGCGGCCGGCTCTACGCCACCAATGAGAACGGTCCGGCACATGCTGACCCGGTCGGTCGTGTCAGTGCCTGGCAGCTCGACAGTAGCAGCGAGCACCAGCTGATCGGGCAGAACATCAGCCTGGGCGATGAGCCGACCCATGCCAGCCTGAGCCATGACGGCCGCTACCTGTTCATCAGCAACTACGGTTCGCGGCCCAACCCTGGCGGAAGTCTGGCGGTGATGCCGCTGGCCGAGGATGGCCACCCGCTGCCTGTCACACAGATCCTTGCCCATCAGTCGAGCGGCGTGCATCCCGAACGCCAGCGCTCGGCACATGTGCATTCCGCCGTACCGAGCCCGGACGGCAAGCGTCTGCTGGTCAGCGACCTGGGTGCCGATCGGGTGTTCGTCTACCGCTACGACCCGCAGAACGCGGAGCGCCCGCTGCAGGCCGACGAGCCGGCAAGCATCGAACTGCCGCCTGGCAGCGGCCCACGCCATCTGGTCTTCCACCCCAATGGCAAACACGCCTATCTCGCCCTCGAGCTGAGCGCCCAAGTGGCGAGCTTCGACTACACGAACGGCACCTTGACCCGCCGGCAACTGCTGGACCTGAAAGATGCCGGTAACGACGTGCGGCATTCACCAGGGGCGATCCATAGCTCTGCCGATGGCCGCTTCCTCTATGTCAGCGACCGTGGCGACTACAACCACATCATTGTCTTCGCCATCGAGGCCGACGGCACGCTGCGTGAAATCCAGCGCCGTTCCAGCGAAGGCCGCGAACCGCGGGAATTCGCCATCACCGCGGACGGGCGCTTCATGCTGATCGCCAATCAGTTGAGCGATGAGCTGGTGGTGATCCGGCGCGATCCAGATAGTGGGCAGCTCGGCGAGAAGCTGCAGACCCTGACGGTTGGACGGCCGTCGGATATCAAGCTGCTAGCGCCGAACTGA
- the flgL gene encoding flagellar hook-associated protein FlgL, with protein MRISNAQITAMMHGSLNNSSEKLGKLMQQMASGERMLVPSDDPISAVRVLRIQREEASLTQYRTNIANVSGNLSKQEANLKAASDSMLSIRDLLLWAANGSNTDEDLSAIANELEALENTVLSFANVRDEEGRYLFSGTRSNQPAIALIGGIYVLQGNDQHRQAAVANGVLVEENVTAAQVFGADVGMLNELRALVQVLKDPALDSTDPAVRAQITATMDNLDATHARLLGAVTDLGGRQNTLTLLSSSNEDVSLVNQKIEGELSRLDYAGASIDLNNYQLSLQATQKTYLKINGLSLFGML; from the coding sequence ATGCGCATTTCCAACGCCCAGATCACCGCGATGATGCACGGCTCGCTGAACAACAGCTCCGAGAAGCTCGGCAAGCTGATGCAGCAGATGGCCAGCGGCGAGCGCATGCTGGTGCCGTCCGACGACCCGATCTCGGCGGTCCGCGTGCTGCGCATCCAGCGCGAGGAAGCCAGCCTGACGCAGTACCGCACCAACATAGCCAACGTTTCTGGCAACCTGTCCAAGCAGGAAGCCAATCTGAAAGCCGCCTCCGACAGCATGCTGAGCATTCGTGACCTGCTGTTGTGGGCGGCCAACGGCAGCAACACCGACGAGGATCTGTCGGCCATCGCCAATGAGCTGGAGGCGCTGGAAAACACCGTGCTGAGCTTCGCCAACGTGCGTGACGAGGAAGGCCGTTACCTGTTCTCCGGCACCCGTTCCAACCAGCCGGCGATCGCCCTGATCGGTGGTATTTACGTGCTGCAGGGCAACGATCAGCATCGCCAGGCGGCGGTGGCCAACGGCGTGCTGGTGGAGGAGAACGTCACTGCAGCGCAGGTCTTTGGCGCCGACGTCGGCATGCTCAACGAGCTGCGTGCGCTGGTGCAGGTGCTCAAGGACCCGGCGCTGGATTCCACCGACCCCGCCGTACGCGCACAGATCACCGCGACCATGGATAACCTGGACGCCACCCATGCCCGCCTGCTCGGGGCGGTGACCGATCTCGGTGGCCGGCAGAACACTCTGACCCTGCTCAGCAGCAGCAACGAGGATGTCTCGCTGGTGAACCAGAAGATCGAAGGTGAGCTGTCGCGCCTGGACTATGCCGGTGCGAGCATCGACCTGAACAATTACCAGCTGTCGCTGCAGGCCACTCAGAAGACCTATCTGAAGATCAACGGCCTGTCGCTGTTCGGCATGCTCTAA
- the flgK gene encoding flagellar hook-associated protein FlgK: MSVLSQIGYSGVRASQIALTATGQNIANVNTPGFSRLAPEMHSVGGQTASSIGGGVQVSSIRRLSNDFQNQQLWRASTDKNYYGTSQQYLTALEGLIHSEGSSVSVGLDNFFAALSEASSTPESIALRQQIIGEAKQLAQRFNGLNGNIGTQLNALQGQRVAMVAEINGLSGNIAELNAEILKMESAGRDTATLRDYRENLIKDLSQYAGIRVQEVADGTLTVSLANGQPLVAGTTAGQLRVEQNLAGEQELTLVFAKTTFPLVQEGLGGSLGALYDMEYGALRPAQADLHDMAAALAQMVNDTLAGGFDLNGNPGQPLFVYTPGSTSGMLAVTALTPEQLAFSSAGQSGTGEVGNNENLLALLELKSAKVNVAGSDVPLNDAYAGLVGRVGSASRQNKADLAAATVVAEQAQAQRDSVSAVNLDEEAVNLMAYEQAYQANMKVISTSNDLFNAVLAMF; this comes from the coding sequence GTGAGTGTCTTGAGTCAGATTGGCTATAGCGGCGTACGCGCCTCGCAGATCGCCCTAACCGCGACCGGGCAGAACATCGCCAACGTCAACACGCCCGGCTTCAGCCGCCTGGCGCCGGAGATGCATTCGGTCGGCGGGCAGACCGCCAGCAGTATCGGTGGCGGCGTGCAGGTCAGCAGCATCCGCCGGCTGTCCAACGATTTCCAGAACCAGCAGCTCTGGCGCGCCAGCACCGACAAGAACTACTACGGCACCAGTCAGCAGTACCTGACCGCGCTGGAAGGCCTGATCCACAGCGAAGGCTCCAGCGTCAGCGTCGGCCTGGACAACTTCTTCGCCGCGCTCAGCGAGGCCAGCTCCACACCGGAGTCCATCGCCCTGCGCCAGCAGATCATCGGCGAGGCCAAGCAGCTGGCGCAGCGCTTCAACGGCCTGAACGGCAACATCGGCACCCAGCTCAACGCCCTGCAGGGCCAGCGCGTGGCGATGGTCGCCGAGATCAACGGGCTGTCCGGCAACATCGCCGAGCTGAATGCGGAAATCCTCAAGATGGAGTCGGCCGGGCGCGATACCGCCACGCTGCGCGACTACCGCGAGAACCTGATCAAGGACCTCAGCCAGTACGCCGGCATCCGCGTGCAGGAAGTCGCCGACGGTACGCTAACCGTGTCCCTGGCCAACGGCCAGCCGCTGGTGGCGGGTACCACGGCCGGCCAGCTGCGCGTGGAGCAGAACCTGGCCGGCGAACAGGAACTGACCCTGGTGTTCGCCAAGACCACTTTCCCGCTGGTGCAGGAAGGCCTCGGCGGTTCGCTGGGCGCGCTCTACGACATGGAATACGGCGCGTTGCGTCCGGCCCAGGCCGACCTGCACGACATGGCCGCTGCCCTGGCGCAGATGGTCAACGACACCCTGGCCGGTGGCTTCGACCTCAATGGCAATCCGGGCCAGCCGCTGTTCGTCTACACCCCCGGCAGCACCAGCGGCATGCTCGCGGTGACCGCGCTGACGCCCGAACAACTGGCGTTCTCTTCTGCCGGCCAGAGCGGCACCGGCGAAGTCGGCAACAACGAGAATCTGTTGGCCCTGCTGGAACTCAAGTCGGCCAAGGTCAACGTGGCCGGCAGCGATGTTCCGCTGAACGATGCCTACGCCGGCCTGGTCGGCCGCGTCGGCAGCGCCAGCCGCCAGAACAAGGCCGACCTCGCCGCCGCCACGGTTGTCGCCGAGCAGGCCCAGGCCCAGCGCGACAGCGTCAGCGCAGTGAACCTGGACGAGGAAGCGGTCAACCTGATGGCTTACGAACAGGCCTATCAGGCCAACATGAAAGTAATCAGCACCTCCAACGACCTGTTCAACGCCGTATTGGCGATGTTCTGA
- a CDS encoding transglycosylase SLT domain-containing protein — protein sequence MSIVSLPQHLNAMRARHDGPSAARRQQLEMVSEQFEAMFLQQILKQMRKAGDVLSAGNPMRSRELDTMRDFYDEVLAETLAGKRQTGIADMLVQQLSGGLDGTAPAPAALGLASAGQGGQHALRGTWQRGVDALDNAWAAGKAGFRALVDSVIKQESSGNVAAVSPKGARGLMQLMPGTARDMAAELGLPFDEARLTSDAEYNKRLGSAYLNKMLERYDGHQALALAAYNAGPGKVDEWLKNHGDPRRGEIDAASWIHKIPYQETRDYTRNILKDLQAANSQPREPQAAVQSSGWPQAAQASLATAERLSRGQLLAVVEGKRIAEQQPASAAFNSAPAAVALDRQQPVAARHLSVAFAQPIRIDSKEALS from the coding sequence ATGAGCATCGTTTCCCTACCGCAACACCTCAATGCCATGCGCGCGCGCCATGACGGCCCGAGCGCCGCGCGCCGCCAGCAGCTGGAGATGGTTTCCGAGCAGTTCGAGGCCATGTTCCTGCAGCAGATCCTCAAGCAGATGCGCAAGGCCGGCGACGTGCTCTCGGCCGGCAATCCGATGCGCAGCCGCGAGCTGGACACCATGCGCGACTTCTACGACGAGGTGCTCGCCGAGACCCTGGCCGGAAAGCGCCAGACCGGGATTGCCGACATGCTGGTGCAGCAGCTCTCCGGCGGTCTCGACGGCACCGCGCCGGCGCCTGCCGCGCTCGGTCTGGCCAGTGCCGGGCAGGGCGGCCAGCATGCGCTGCGTGGTACCTGGCAGCGCGGCGTCGATGCGCTGGACAACGCCTGGGCGGCGGGCAAGGCGGGCTTCCGCGCGCTGGTGGATAGCGTCATCAAGCAGGAATCCAGCGGCAACGTCGCCGCCGTTTCGCCCAAGGGTGCCCGCGGCCTGATGCAGCTGATGCCGGGTACTGCCCGCGACATGGCCGCCGAACTCGGCCTGCCATTCGATGAAGCGCGGCTGACCAGCGATGCCGAATACAACAAGCGTCTGGGCAGCGCCTACCTGAACAAGATGCTCGAGCGCTACGACGGCCACCAGGCGCTGGCGCTGGCCGCCTACAACGCCGGCCCCGGCAAGGTCGACGAGTGGCTGAAGAACCATGGCGACCCGCGCCGCGGCGAGATCGATGCGGCCAGCTGGATCCACAAGATCCCGTACCAGGAGACTCGCGACTACACGCGCAACATCCTCAAGGACCTGCAGGCTGCCAACAGCCAGCCACGCGAGCCGCAGGCTGCCGTGCAATCGTCTGGCTGGCCGCAGGCGGCACAGGCCAGCCTGGCCACTGCCGAGCGCCTGTCCCGTGGGCAGTTGCTGGCGGTGGTGGAGGGCAAGCGCATCGCCGAGCAGCAGCCAGCGTCCGCCGCGTTTAATAGCGCGCCCGCCGCAGTCGCCTTGGATAGACAACAGCCGGTTGCCGCGCGCCATCTTTCCGTGGCGTTCGCTCAACCGATCCGCATCGATTCGAAGGAAGCCCTGTCGTGA
- a CDS encoding flagellar basal body P-ring protein FlgI, whose protein sequence is MTSPLRSVKLFLASLVLCWQLPAQAVPLMDLVDIEGIRGNQLIGYGLVVGLDGTGDKNQVKFTSHSVANMIKQFGINLPANVDPKLKNVAAVTVTATVPPSYSPGQSVDVTVSSLGDAKSLRGGQLLMTPLQGVDGEIYAVAQGALVVGGVNAEGASGSKVAINTSNSGLIPNGATVERMIPTDFTERPDVMLNVRQPSFQTVTRVVDAVDAYFGKGTATALNATKISIRAPVTSTQRMSFMAMLERLDVEEGRVRPKVVFNSRTGTVVVGEGVRVKAAAVAHGSLTVTISERPQVSQPGPFSQGQTAVVPQSDVAVEQDRNAMFKWPEGASLESIINTINSLGATPDDVMSILQSLERAGALNAELIVM, encoded by the coding sequence ATGACTAGCCCCTTGCGCTCCGTGAAGCTGTTCCTCGCCTCTCTTGTTCTGTGCTGGCAGCTGCCGGCGCAGGCCGTACCGTTGATGGACCTGGTGGATATCGAGGGCATCCGCGGCAACCAGCTGATCGGCTACGGTCTGGTGGTCGGCCTCGATGGCACCGGCGACAAGAACCAGGTGAAGTTCACCAGCCACTCGGTGGCCAACATGATCAAGCAGTTCGGCATCAACCTGCCGGCCAATGTCGACCCCAAGCTGAAGAACGTCGCCGCGGTGACCGTCACCGCCACGGTGCCGCCGTCCTACAGCCCTGGTCAGAGCGTCGACGTCACCGTGTCCTCGCTGGGCGACGCCAAGAGCCTGCGCGGCGGCCAGCTGCTGATGACCCCGCTGCAGGGCGTCGACGGCGAAATCTATGCCGTGGCGCAGGGTGCGCTGGTGGTCGGTGGGGTGAATGCCGAAGGCGCCAGCGGCTCGAAGGTGGCGATCAACACCTCCAACAGCGGCCTGATCCCCAACGGCGCGACGGTGGAACGGATGATTCCCACCGACTTCACCGAGCGCCCGGACGTGATGCTCAACGTGCGCCAGCCGAGCTTCCAGACCGTCACCCGCGTGGTCGATGCGGTCGATGCCTACTTCGGCAAGGGCACCGCCACCGCGCTCAATGCCACCAAGATCTCGATTCGTGCACCGGTCACCAGCACCCAGCGCATGAGCTTCATGGCCATGCTCGAACGCCTGGACGTTGAAGAAGGCCGCGTGCGGCCGAAGGTGGTGTTCAACAGCCGCACCGGCACCGTGGTGGTCGGCGAGGGCGTGCGGGTGAAGGCCGCCGCGGTGGCCCATGGTTCGCTCACCGTCACCATCAGCGAGCGGCCGCAGGTCAGCCAGCCCGGTCCCTTTTCCCAGGGCCAGACCGCGGTGGTGCCGCAATCGGACGTCGCTGTCGAGCAGGACCGCAATGCCATGTTCAAGTGGCCCGAAGGTGCCAGCCTGGAAAGCATCATCAACACCATCAACAGCCTGGGCGCGACCCCGGATGACGTGATGAGCATTCTCCAGTCGCTGGAACGCGCCGGCGCGCTGAACGCCGAACTGATCGTGATGTAA
- the flgH gene encoding flagellar basal body L-ring protein FlgH, which produces MPMKPIALLFAFLLLGGCASFDELLPDEDSSEYEPLELDYSLPPTTGGGLFRSGYGGSLVSDRRAVRVGDILTVVLDESTQSSKSAGTSFGKESSVGIGVPTVLGKTYPDVETSASGEREFKGSAKSSQQNTLRGSIAVSVHRVLPNGTLLIKGEKALRLNQGDEYIRLTGLVRIDDINRYNQVSSQSVANAKISYAGRGVLNDSNSAGWLTRFFASPLFPL; this is translated from the coding sequence ATGCCGATGAAGCCGATCGCCCTCCTGTTCGCCTTTCTGCTGCTCGGCGGCTGCGCCAGCTTCGACGAGCTGCTGCCGGACGAGGATTCCAGCGAATACGAGCCGCTGGAGCTCGACTACAGCCTGCCACCGACCACTGGCGGCGGTCTGTTCCGCTCCGGCTACGGCGGCTCGCTGGTCAGCGACCGGCGCGCGGTGCGGGTCGGCGACATTCTCACCGTGGTGCTGGACGAATCCACCCAGTCGAGCAAGAGCGCCGGCACCAGCTTCGGCAAGGAATCGAGCGTCGGCATCGGCGTGCCCACCGTGCTGGGCAAGACCTACCCCGACGTGGAAACCTCGGCCTCCGGCGAGCGTGAGTTCAAGGGCTCGGCCAAGAGCTCACAGCAGAACACCCTGCGCGGCTCGATCGCCGTCAGCGTGCACCGCGTGTTGCCGAACGGGACCTTGCTGATCAAAGGCGAGAAGGCGCTGCGCCTGAACCAGGGCGACGAGTACATCCGCCTGACCGGCCTGGTGCGCATCGATGACATCAACCGCTACAACCAGGTTTCTTCGCAGAGTGTGGCCAACGCCAAGATTTCCTACGCGGGTCGTGGCGTGCTCAACGACAGCAACTCGGCTGGCTGGCTGACGCGATTCTTCGCATCGCCGCTGTTCCCCCTTTAA
- the flgG gene encoding flagellar basal-body rod protein FlgG: MNSALWVSKTGLAAQDKAMATVANNLANVNTNGFKSDRAVFEDLFYVIEKQPGAQADEINTVPSGIQLGSGVRVAGTQKVFTEGSIQTTGQPMDLAIVGRGFFQVEAPNGDIFYTENGQFQLNAEGMMVNAQGLPLNPAIEVPEGSTGFTVGSDGIVTAVLAGDTLPSELGQITLVNFTNPGGLEALGGNLYRETVASGEPVEGVPGEEGLGQLKQGVLEGSNVQVVEAMVAMIAIQRAYEANAKVLDAASGMQQFLNQTV, from the coding sequence ATGAATTCCGCACTTTGGGTCAGCAAGACCGGCCTGGCCGCCCAGGACAAGGCAATGGCCACCGTCGCCAACAACCTGGCCAACGTCAACACCAACGGCTTCAAGAGCGACCGCGCGGTCTTCGAGGACCTGTTCTACGTCATCGAAAAGCAGCCGGGCGCTCAGGCCGACGAGATCAACACCGTGCCCTCGGGCATCCAGCTGGGCAGCGGCGTGCGCGTCGCCGGCACGCAGAAGGTGTTCACCGAAGGCAGCATCCAGACCACCGGCCAGCCGATGGATCTGGCCATCGTCGGCCGCGGCTTCTTCCAGGTCGAGGCGCCCAACGGCGACATCTTCTACACCGAGAACGGCCAGTTCCAGCTCAACGCTGAAGGCATGATGGTCAACGCCCAGGGCCTGCCGCTGAACCCGGCGATCGAAGTGCCTGAGGGCAGCACCGGCTTCACCGTCGGCAGCGACGGCATCGTCACCGCGGTGCTGGCCGGCGACACCCTGCCGTCCGAGCTGGGGCAGATCACCCTGGTCAACTTCACCAACCCCGGCGGGCTGGAAGCGCTGGGCGGCAACCTCTACCGCGAAACCGTCGCCAGCGGCGAGCCGGTGGAAGGTGTGCCGGGCGAGGAGGGCCTTGGCCAGCTCAAGCAGGGCGTGCTGGAAGGCTCCAACGTGCAGGTGGTGGAAGCCATGGTGGCGATGATCGCCATCCAGCGCGCCTACGAGGCCAACGCCAAGGTCCTTGATGCCGCCAGCGGCATGCAGCAGTTCCTCAACCAGACCGTGTGA
- a CDS encoding flagellar basal body rod protein FlgF — MDRLGYTAMTAASRTMMSLQVRSNNLANVNTPGFRADLERAQAVAVEGYGYDSRHMALIENNGVSLAAGPMVATGRELDFAVKGTGLIVLQDGEGEAYTRQGSMQVDAEGRLTLNGRAVLGEGGPIVLPEYDRMEIGNDGTVSVMAPGDWMMAEVDRIRLVDVPAANLMKNQAGLLVTRDGEPAQPSEDVRLASGFLESSNVSAIDELASTMSLNRLFETQVKMMKAAEDLSDAGNRMIRGS; from the coding sequence ATGGACCGCTTGGGATACACCGCGATGACGGCCGCCAGCCGCACGATGATGTCGCTGCAGGTGCGCTCGAACAACCTGGCCAACGTCAACACCCCCGGCTTTCGCGCCGACCTCGAACGCGCCCAGGCCGTGGCGGTGGAAGGCTACGGCTACGACAGCCGGCACATGGCGTTGATCGAGAACAACGGCGTCAGCCTGGCCGCCGGTCCGATGGTGGCCACCGGTCGCGAGCTGGACTTCGCCGTCAAGGGCACCGGCCTGATCGTGCTGCAGGACGGCGAGGGCGAGGCCTACACCCGCCAGGGCAGCATGCAGGTCGATGCCGAAGGGCGCCTGACGCTCAACGGCCGTGCCGTGCTCGGCGAGGGCGGCCCCATCGTCCTGCCGGAGTACGACCGCATGGAGATCGGCAATGACGGCACCGTGTCGGTCATGGCCCCCGGTGACTGGATGATGGCCGAGGTCGATCGCATCCGCCTGGTCGACGTGCCGGCGGCCAACCTGATGAAGAACCAGGCCGGCCTGCTGGTGACCCGCGACGGCGAGCCGGCGCAGCCCAGCGAGGACGTACGGCTGGCCAGCGGCTTTCTCGAGTCGAGCAACGTCTCGGCGATCGACGAGTTGGCCTCGACCATGAGCCTGAACCGCCTGTTCGAAACCCAGGTAAAGATGATGAAAGCCGCCGAGGACCTCTCCGACGCCGGCAACCGAATGATCCGCGGCAGCTGA
- the flgE gene encoding flagellar hook protein FlgE, which produces MSFNIALTGLSAVNEQLNTIGNNIANSGTVGFKSSRTNFGSLYAETQAMGVEVIGTTQSISQGGALTSTNRTLDLAISGGGFFVTRASNGDVGYTRAGIFGTDKDSYITNSLGQRLQGYPADATGNLQTGTVGDLQLRSGGIPARATDALSFVANLDANQEVPTVAFDPLAADSYNSTYTTKLYDSQGKEHTLTQYFVKTADNNWNAHYYVDGAALAGAPQALTFDTSGVLATPIGTVALAAPLTGGVAPLAIQLDYSGTSQYGSEFSVTNNRATGYAAGEQTGMSVEKDGKVYASYSNGERMLQGQVVLASFVNAEGLKNISGTAWTETAASGAAMLGAPGVGQYGTLASGALESSNVDLTQQLVGLMEGQRNYQANTQVISTNKELTQVLFNAI; this is translated from the coding sequence ATGAGCTTCAATATCGCCCTGACCGGCCTGTCCGCCGTCAACGAACAACTCAACACCATCGGCAACAACATCGCCAACTCCGGCACCGTGGGCTTCAAGTCCTCGCGTACCAACTTCGGCAGCCTGTATGCCGAAACCCAGGCCATGGGCGTGGAAGTGATCGGCACCACCCAGAGCATCAGCCAGGGCGGCGCACTGACCTCGACCAACCGCACCCTGGACCTGGCCATTTCCGGCGGCGGCTTCTTCGTTACCCGCGCCAGTAATGGAGACGTCGGCTACACCCGTGCCGGCATCTTCGGCACCGACAAGGACAGCTACATCACCAACAGCCTCGGCCAGCGCCTGCAGGGTTACCCGGCCGATGCCACCGGCAACCTGCAGACCGGCACCGTCGGTGACCTGCAGCTGCGCTCCGGCGGCATCCCGGCTCGCGCCACCGATGCGCTGAGCTTCGTCGCCAATCTGGACGCCAATCAGGAAGTGCCGACCGTGGCCTTCGACCCGCTGGCGGCGGACAGCTACAACTCCACCTACACCACCAAGCTGTACGACTCCCAGGGCAAGGAACACACCCTGACCCAGTACTTCGTCAAGACCGCGGACAACAACTGGAATGCCCACTACTACGTCGACGGCGCCGCCCTCGCTGGTGCGCCGCAGGCACTGACCTTCGACACCTCCGGCGTGCTCGCCACCCCGATCGGCACGGTCGCCCTGGCCGCCCCATTGACCGGTGGCGTCGCCCCCCTGGCCATCCAGCTCGACTACAGCGGCACCAGCCAGTACGGCTCGGAATTCAGCGTCACCAACAACCGCGCTACCGGCTACGCGGCTGGCGAGCAGACCGGCATGAGCGTGGAGAAGGACGGCAAGGTCTACGCCAGCTATTCCAATGGCGAACGCATGCTGCAGGGCCAGGTGGTGCTGGCCAGCTTCGTCAACGCCGAAGGCCTGAAGAACATCAGCGGCACCGCCTGGACCGAAACCGCCGCCTCCGGCGCGGCGATGCTCGGCGCTCCGGGCGTCGGCCAGTACGGCACCCTGGCCTCCGGCGCGCTGGAAAGCTCCAACGTCGACCTCACGCAGCAGCTGGTAGGCCTGATGGAAGGCCAGCGTAACTACCAGGCCAATACCCAGGTCATTTCCACCAACAAGGAACTGACCCAGGTCCTGTTCAACGCAATCTGA